Genomic segment of Hydractinia symbiolongicarpus strain clone_291-10 chromosome 5, HSymV2.1, whole genome shotgun sequence:
TTGTATCAATGAAGCAAACACTAATTAAGAACTGGTAACCAATTGAAACTTTAAGGGTCCTTCTTTGGAGTTCTTGGTCTTTCTGTAGAGTCCTCTGTTTTCTGACATGCCCTTTAGAACTTCGGTTGAATCTGTCTATATTTTCTGCAAGAGCGGGATTATTTAAAGTTGAGTAAATCATTCTTCAgtaaaaagcaaacaaaaatttCGTCCCTTTTTATGCATATAATGTTTTGACGGGACGGCGTAGAAGAGCCCTGGGTACAAGGTTGGTCTATTAGCACTTTCAAGAAGGAAGATAAGCAGTAACAAAATGCAAATAAATTTGTCACATTTTGAAGAAGGAAGAGTATGGAAAAACAATGCTTACTACAGAAAAGAGAATATTCCATTTGGCCAGTCACAAAAATtagatttaaaacaaaatctGTTGTTCAACGACGCATGCGCTAACAACTTGGATTTCAACCCCAGTTGAGTCATAGCACAAATTAACAACCTCTTCCCTAGGAcatgatataaaaatataaaaagtctaacaagtcctggggacgaggttgaaattaaaacagTTTAAATCATTCTTGTGTTAGTAGAGTTATTTAAAGTGCTATGAATATAAATCACTCCTTTTTACTGAGAACTCAACATGAGATTGTCTTTAGATTAATAATTGAAGTTTAGCGAAAATCGAGCTTGCAAGGAGTTGCAAGaaacctaaacttttaaatgcatTGAGGTTGCTTTCTTATGGTCAGAGATCAGAGCAGAGGACTGGGTAGTCGGCGggggtaaaaaaacaaaacaaaaacaaaaaataagaaatagatTCGTGTTTGGGATTTACTGAATTTTTATGCTaactttatgttttttttagttcGATAAAAGTTTTGAAACAGAGCTGTGGTTAAATTTTCTCATATAATAACAGCGGGGTGTCTCTTTGTGTGAGGTATTTTCAATCTTATGATTCACGAAGGGTGACGTTatcatattttgaaatattattgtCATATTAGACCTTCAGATTTTAGCATCTATAGCTACTAATCCACCAAAAGTTGTAAATATGGTTTCCATGTCACTCCAAAATAAACGTACTCCCATCGGCCATAAATAATGCAAAAGTATTCATTTTTACTTGAATTACACATCATCTCAATTCGcggtatgaaaatattttgtgaatatAACTATATTCATGAATTTTTACGAATTGAATAACTCGTTTTCTTTATTAAACATTAACAGGATTGTAGTTCTGTGAATtgttataaagttttaaaatgataaAGGAATAAAAAAGAGAGATATCATGCGATAAGTtagtttcaaaaatactttcagcTTGCGTTAGTTACAGAGGAGAGAACAAAGAGAGGAAAGCATGACGTTAAATTACAAAGCTGTGCAAATCGAACTTCTCGATGGAAACGATATAACACGTTCGATATATAAACGAACAAAAACGAAAGAAATactggaaaacatttttcaacttCTTAACATCATCGAGAAAGATTATTTCGGGCTATATTACACCCACTTGGAAACTGATGATAGGGTTTGGTTAAAACCAAATTCGACAATATGGTCGCAAATCGTTAAATTATTCGATCCGCCGTATCAGTTGTACTTCGGCGTAAAATATTATCCTTATGATCCTTTACTGCTGCAAGAAGATATTACTTTGTATATGATGTATTTACAACTGCGAAGAGAAGTGAAGGATGGCAAGGTTGTATGTTCAGAAGTTGAACGAGCTGAGATGTTATCATACATTTTGCAGGCGGAAGGAGGTAAATCATAATTCTAAAATCTGTAGATATCAAACCTCTTTCCCAGAccttttttgctttttctcgaTCGACACAAACACCTAGGAATAAGGTTGGCTTTTCGCCTTTTTAATATCGCTTTTCTATATGTTAATAAGCCAGAACGCTGGGAAAAATGGTGGTATATGATGGGGAGAAAGGACTGTTAACGAAACTGTATTTTTGCGTGTTTTAGGAGACCATGGTGAAAAATACATCCACAAACATCGAAACTTTTTCGTCAACTTACAACGCAGCTCGCCTGATTTAGAAAATGCTGTTTTACAGGTATGTTTAGAGGAAGTGATAGCAAATTCTCTTCACTGTTGACCTTCTTTTGTTATATCTCTATGCAGCTGATGACCTTACGAAAGCAATCTTGATCTGAAGCTattcactttctaacgatgtTGTATTTTTTAGTCAAAAATAACACCAGATAAAACACGATAACTAATAATGAAAATTCACATATTccgaataatattaataatgttGGGCAAGGATGAAATGCCCTCCAAATATATGTCAGTTGTATGTATGCATCTTTTAATTCATAGAATTACAAGGAGCTAAAGGGTACTGATCCCGCCACCTGCGAAATGAAGGTCATGGAAAAAGCTCTCACAGTTACATATTACGATCAAGAGGTATACCATGTCCGTTCTGAAGCTCAACCCGGTTTAAGACGGCTTACACTAACGCTTGGTCCGATTGGTATCGGAATATATCAAAACACGACAAAGTTGGATATCTTTGGTTGGATGGAAATTTGGAATGTCGGGTATATCAACCACACGTTTTGGTTTCGTATCGTAAGGGATGGAGAGAAAAGTAAACATAAATTTCACTTTGAGAACAGTAAAGTTTGCGAGCATGTTTGGAAAGCTTTTCGAAACTTCTTTCAGTTTTACATTCAAGACAAAAAAGTAGACCCCAGGCTACTATGGGGCAGAGTGCCACCACGGTTTGAGCGAGTTACTCTGTTCACAGAACAAAAAGCAACCCCACTCAAACAGATCGTGGCGCCTAAGATATCCCAAGATAACATATCTGGGTTGACTCCTGATCCTATTGGAAACAGTAATAAAATTTTACAGGATCACTATCGAGTGAAACATGAGAAAACGCAACAACTCTCCACCCCAGATAAAAAGCTGACGGGTAGTGGGAAGCTTCGATCAGAGAAAGGGAGTCGGAGTTTAGAACATATCTTTGACAATTCTGAAaagtctaaaaatgtttttctggtGTCTGGACATACAGAGAATACTGTTGAAAGCATCACAACGCCCGTGTGAGATTAGAAAGTACCTACTGTTAGAGGGCGGAAAGGCGTAAATATTTCTACATGTAGTATAAATTTCCAATTAGATAAACAAATACACAAAAGTTTTTAGAGTTTTTAAGAATGCGCAGTGTTTATTTACTTCTTTGACAAAATTCTTATTAAGAAAGCATAGGAACAAGGAAACGCGTGAATGAATTTATGCGCCATTATTATCCACTCGGCCGAGGCCTTTTCGAATATCACAAGCTCGACTGAATAATCAGTGGTATCCATTTCCATCTCCTCCAATATatctgttaaatagaaattgGACCAGGcgagaaaattttttatttttgaaagaaaaaaacaaaatattagacACCTAGCAACAGCCAgttaaattgaaaatttaaGTTCTCACTTTCTCAAGTTTCCTGAAAGAATATAAAAcactataaaaatatataaacatctcaaagaatatatttttctaaaaatgaatatatttttctaaaaatactaaaataacAAGAGATCATTTATGCAATGTTAGCAACAATAAATTGTGGCTCAAGTTCCTCTCCTTTACAGGCACGTCCAAATTCACATGTTAGCTTGTTCAACTAGGCCAATTGTTTattaaaatcaaatcaaaatctGTTTTAATCATGTTTGTCGAACGAAACTTGAAATGGAGCAACGTTTTCTGTCTCTTTTAGAACAAAATTTCCAGGAAATCTATATTattttttgctcttttttatttacttactaAGGGCTTGGATGCTACATGGCAGTTGCTTCAAATTTTCTtatgtagaaaaaaaattgtattattaTTCAGAGAATTTGGACCAAAATATATTCATCATTTACTATCTGTAAAAATTTATGAGCTTGAGCTTGCCAATCAGAAATGAAgcaataacaagaagccctgggggctctaagaatttccgcgcgctaccaaaatatttgatgaaaacctgctaattggttgtgttattgtgccaaacattcgaaggagtttggtgcatgaacctcggaagataaagcacaccagtgacattatatcttacaacaaacgcaaacaaaacgaaacgtgtcataataaactcacattttgaaagaaattgctaacaaaaaatacagcctatctcATGGTTGAAGgttttgcgattgaaacgtttatggtcttaaacggcattagttgacaaaaaatcaaaattttgatgtgaccatcattttcagcatgctttttttattaactgtggcaatttttgtcgaaaataaagcagttttaatttttggaccaattttggcctaaaatggcatttaggtgacaaaatcaaaattttgatgtcaacattatgttcagcatactttttttgttaactttgccaatttttgttgaaaatgaagtagttttaatttttggacaaattttggcctaaaatgacatttaaggtggcaaaaaaccaaaattttgatgtcaccatcatgtttaccatacttttttgttaattgtgccaaaatttgtcaaaaataaagtagttttaatttttgcaccaattttggcctaaaatgacatttaggtaacaagaaatcaaaatttttatatcaccatcatgttcagcattctttatttgtttactgtgccaaattttgttaaaaataaagtagttttaatttttggaccaattttggtctgaaatgacatttaggtaaaagaaatcaaaattttgatgtcaccatcatgttcagcatactttatttgttacctgtgccaaattttgtcgaaaacaaataccaattttggcctgaaacgtcaatacgagacttcccagtagttaaggagcttgggtacgaagtttacatctgtgacggaggaacgtgaaatcccagggtcgattttttctcaaaaaatgctccgaaagaaaaaaacgacggttttaaagaatttcctacgccttcgggcgcggaaattcaaagaaACACAGATTTTTCAACACAATgaaaaatttgtgaaatttgAAACTTTATATACTGTGCATTATTTATCAAACAGCAggtaaatatagtttttgaaatagTATTTCGAAGAACTCTTAATTAAGAAAACGCCATCTGATGAAATATTAACTTTTATCGTtacattatatatattaaaatttgataaaaaattatgctgacgtTACTGTCACTTAAATACACACAAGTAACATTCTCGGAAACACACACCAACAATACAATTCAAGCTTACAAGCTAAGCTGGAATTCCACTTAAAACAAAAACGGATCGGAATAGAACAAAAAACAACTTCAATTGATTAGCTATTTTGCTAATTGCTGAGACGTTACACCATGTAGCCGAGGGTTATAAAGCTAAGTGAGATCTTTGTCAAATAAAGACTAAGTGACACCAAACTGAAACGACATGCGAATGTGTTTTAAAAAGGGTTAGCGCCGATTATATTCGCGGTATAAGTAATTTatgaaaacaaaatcataaTGAAATACTTCACACCATTCTGCTTGTAGCAGCGTCTTCGTGTTGAACAGTTATCAACATGGTTCGGAATTTGTCgatcaaaattaaaagtttggAGCGGGGTACGTTTTCATAATACATGATGTCTTCCAAATGGTGATCACCACGAAAATATTTCGACATGTTCAAAAAGAAACTTAAATCTTCTTTGTCTACCATGTTCTGCATTTTAATCAAACTCTTCTTCTCAGCGTACGAAAACTTATCAAAGATTCTCCGTTCGATTGGCTTTAAGCTCAATGTTTCATCGAACAAAAAGCTTTCATCCATGCCTTCTTCTGCGGTGGAGACCTCTGGCATGATCCAGACATATGTGTGAAGCTGTTTCAACAACCGACGTTTTAGCAACCAAGTAACAATCTGTGCTTGCTCTAACTGTTGCTGACTATTGTATAATGGATTTCTATATTCTCCCAACGTAGtgggaaacgaaaaccgcgCCAAAATGTTATGCAACGATTGCTTTGGAAAAGAACGGACGAACTCTTCCGCATGTTTGCTATCGATTTCAGTGGATGCATTTTCGGAAATGACGTATACATTGCTTTCAGCCAGTGGATATATAACTGTACATCGGCCCCAGTACACCAAATGCGCCACTATTTGAAATATTTGAGGCAAGGAAATATCTGCGTCCTGGCATAatgtttgaaagtttttgatATGATTGGAAAGTTTGATCAAACGTAACAACATTGGTGATGCATCATGGGGGAGCAGTTTCATCAAGTTCTCTTGCTCTCGCTCACCTTCGTCCGTAAGGAGTAAAGTATGGTACGGTTTTATGCGGTTGATGTATTTACTGAACTTCTCCGCGTTGATCATTGTTTTGCTACCGCTTAATCTGTGAATTTTATGAGGAAGACAATAATTTAAATTCAACCAACCGTTTACAGCAATTTTTACTATCCCCGTTTGGCACATCGAGTCAAATATGGCAGCAATATCTTGGGCAAGTTTACATTTCTTTAGAATCATCTCGTGCGGGTTTTGATCGTCTTCCGGCAATTTTTCAGCGTTGTCTCGCTCAGAAACCATAATTTCTCTTTGAGCGCTTAAATATCGGCATCTAAGCGagtcaaaataaaacacaaatatATTATTATCAAAGGAATTCATGTGAGTGCGGATTTGCTAACCCCACCCTTAAAGTTGGTAAAACAGTATGAAAATGCAAATATTACATAAAATTTCATCAACAGACAGCAAACAAAGATTATAATCAACGGACATTACTATACCTCAAAAGTATCTAAAAAATTGCGCTAAATAAATTACTTAGCAAAAACTGAGTTTGATTGTTAAGAAAGGTTTGTGTATAATTTGCACATCAGGATAGCTAAAACCAAACCAAGTAcaattaaaatttgaaaatctcGATATCCAGTAAAACAATTTCTAGCTTTCTGCTATACGGGCTTTATAAAATGCTAGCACATACCTTCACGACAATTTTTTTCCTAACATACACTTTATAACATCGTTcatttttaactaattttacCTTTTCTCTTCGTGACGTAACGCTTTCCCAAGCATTTTACTCACATTCTGGTAATGATTGATCATTCGCGCACTTGTGTTACCGTGGACAACCAGTACTACATGTACCATTTTGATCATCACGTGCTCTAACAAACTGCTCTCATCAGTTATCAAACAATCTTCGAATCCGCTATCGTCGTCATGTGTAACCAACACAGGGAAACCCACAAATTTGATATGATCTATTTTTAATTCGAATTTATCATCACAAAGGGTGAGTTTTGGCGCCAACATGTTTGCTAGTAAAGCATCTTCGAAACCGAACAGCTCTCCGTTTTGGAGGAAATTATTCTGAGTTGATTTCTCTGTGTCATCACTGTCAATTAATTTGTAAGGATTGTTAAAAGATGCCGACAAATCTTCCGTGATCACGTAATTCTTGACTGGTGATGGTTGATGGGCGTTACCTGACGGATTTTGAAATGGATAACGAAACAACAACCGCTGACCACGACTACCTGACGTGATGAGAATGATGTTGACTGGATCATTTTCATTGACCATTTTGaactaaaaatacataaaaacctGACTAAATTAGGAAAATAAATAATCTTCACTTCTGTAGTCAGTTATAATAAATTGACACAACACGAATAACACAgaaattataaaagaaaaaagtcacGAAAGATTGTAAACAGTGGAGGACCGACAACAAACTGCCTTGTAGTATGTATTTTTCCAaactattttctttcttttgactAAAACATCAGCTCGGTATTAAAAAATAGCTTGAAAGGCCCATATTATAACACTTAAAATCAGAATAACTTCTATGATTTATAACAATACATGAAAAGGTTGTCTAAAAATAGGTAtaaaacaccgttattttgtctTGTCGGTGAAAATGA
This window contains:
- the LOC130645578 gene encoding GATOR complex protein NPRL3-like, with product MVNENDPVNIILITSGSRGQRLLFRYPFQNPSGNAHQPSPVKNYVITEDLSASFNNPYKLIDSDDTEKSTQNNFLQNGELFGFEDALLANMLAPKLTLCDDKFELKIDHIKFVGFPVLVTHDDDSGFEDCLITDESSLLEHVMIKMVHVVLVVHGNTSARMINHYQNVSKMLGKALRHEEKRCRYLSAQREIMVSERDNAEKLPEDDQNPHEMILKKCKLAQDIAAIFDSMCQTGIVKIAVNGWLNLNYCLPHKIHRLSGSKTMINAEKFSKYINRIKPYHTLLLTDEGEREQENLMKLLPHDASPMLLRLIKLSNHIKNFQTLCQDADISLPQIFQIVAHLVYWGRCTVIYPLAESNVYVISENASTEIDSKHAEEFVRSFPKQSLHNILARFSFPTTLGEYRNPLYNSQQQLEQAQIVTWLLKRRLLKQLHTYVWIMPEVSTAEEGMDESFLFDETLSLKPIERRIFDKFSYAEKKSLIKMQNMVDKEDLSFFLNMSKYFRGDHHLEDIMYYENVPRSKLLILIDKFRTMLITVQHEDAATSRMV
- the LOC130645582 gene encoding FERM domain-containing protein 3-like — its product is MTLNYKAVQIELLDGNDITRSIYKRTKTKEILENIFQLLNIIEKDYFGLYYTHLETDDRVWLKPNSTIWSQIVKLFDPPYQLYFGVKYYPYDPLLLQEDITLYMMYLQLRREVKDGKVVCSEVERAEMLSYILQAEGGDHGEKYIHKHRNFFVNLQRSSPDLENAVLQNYKELKGTDPATCEMKVMEKALTVTYYDQEVYHVRSEAQPGLRRLTLTLGPIGIGIYQNTTKLDIFGWMEIWNVGYINHTFWFRIVRDGEKSKHKFHFENSKVCEHVWKAFRNFFQFYIQDKKVDPRLLWGRVPPRFERVTLFTEQKATPLKQIVAPKISQDNISGLTPDPIGNSNKILQDHYRVKHEKTQQLSTPDKKLTGSGKLRSEKGSRSLEHIFDNSEKSKNVFLVSGHTENTVESITTPV